Proteins from a genomic interval of Sphingobacterium lactis:
- the kdpA gene encoding potassium-transporting ATPase subunit KdpA, with protein MHTELWGVLGMFLITMLCAIPLGKYIALAFSNQSGNVLNRIFDPVEKTILRFSGIDGSKEMTWKEHLYALLTINMLWFILVMLVLMFQGNLPLNPDGNPGMSADLAFNTAISFVVNCNLQHYSGETGVSYLGQTVLMFLQFVSAGVGIAAAIVLFNAFKDKNSHALGNFYVLFLKSCTRILLPISFLVALILLFQGVPMTYEGKDQIINLQGDTVAVSRGPVAAFVAIKHVGTNGGGFFGANSNHPLENPTYLTNMVEMIAQFVIPVAMVFAFGYYIKRRKLSLMIFGVMTFGFLCLAIPNVVMESQGSPALASMGIDQTSGAMEGKEVRIGAAASGFWSIVTTVISTGSINSMHDSSMPLSGMNELLAMMINAFYGGNGVGLLNFFIFIILAVFISGLMVGRTPEFLGKKVEAREMKIAMLIALLHPFLILTGTAMAAAFPNIGAQTANDPGFHGFSEMLYEFTSAAANNGSGFEGLGDNTPWWNISTGIVLLLGRFLPIIGPIAIAGLLAEKRYVPESAGTLPTDTGSFGFMVFAVIAIVAALAFFPALTLGPIAEYFSIQ; from the coding sequence ATACACACTGAACTTTGGGGTGTGCTGGGAATGTTTTTAATCACCATGCTCTGCGCCATTCCTTTGGGAAAATATATTGCCTTAGCCTTTTCGAATCAGTCGGGAAATGTACTGAACCGCATTTTTGATCCCGTGGAGAAAACAATACTACGTTTTTCGGGAATAGACGGCAGCAAGGAGATGACTTGGAAAGAACACTTGTATGCGCTTCTCACCATCAACATGTTGTGGTTTATTCTTGTCATGTTGGTGTTGATGTTCCAGGGAAATCTACCATTGAACCCGGATGGGAATCCGGGGATGTCAGCCGATCTTGCTTTCAACACTGCCATATCTTTTGTGGTGAATTGTAATCTACAACATTATTCGGGCGAAACTGGTGTCAGTTACCTGGGCCAGACGGTATTGATGTTCCTGCAATTTGTGAGTGCAGGGGTGGGGATTGCCGCAGCCATTGTGCTATTCAATGCCTTCAAGGACAAAAATAGCCATGCATTGGGGAATTTTTATGTGCTGTTTTTAAAATCCTGCACACGTATTCTCTTGCCTATTTCATTCTTGGTCGCACTTATCCTATTGTTTCAAGGTGTGCCCATGACGTACGAAGGAAAGGATCAAATTATCAATTTACAGGGGGATACGGTTGCCGTATCGAGAGGTCCTGTTGCTGCATTTGTTGCGATAAAACATGTAGGGACCAATGGGGGTGGCTTTTTCGGTGCCAATTCCAACCACCCATTGGAGAACCCAACCTATCTGACCAATATGGTGGAAATGATTGCCCAATTTGTGATTCCCGTTGCGATGGTCTTTGCCTTCGGTTACTATATCAAGAGGCGAAAATTGAGTCTTATGATTTTCGGTGTGATGACCTTCGGCTTTTTATGCTTGGCCATTCCAAATGTGGTGATGGAAAGTCAGGGGAGTCCTGCACTTGCTTCCATGGGCATCGATCAAACTTCGGGAGCAATGGAGGGAAAGGAAGTGCGGATCGGTGCGGCTGCGTCGGGATTTTGGTCCATTGTGACTACCGTGATTTCAACAGGATCCATTAATTCGATGCACGACAGTTCCATGCCTCTATCCGGTATGAACGAACTCTTGGCGATGATGATTAACGCCTTCTATGGAGGTAACGGTGTGGGGCTGTTAAACTTTTTCATCTTTATCATTCTCGCAGTATTTATTTCGGGATTGATGGTTGGCCGGACCCCTGAATTTTTGGGGAAGAAGGTTGAGGCACGTGAGATGAAGATTGCGATGTTGATCGCCTTATTGCATCCATTTTTAATTCTTACCGGTACAGCGATGGCTGCAGCATTTCCGAATATCGGTGCGCAGACGGCAAATGACCCAGGATTTCATGGTTTCTCTGAAATGCTGTATGAGTTTACCTCCGCGGCAGCAAATAACGGTAGCGGCTTTGAAGGTTTGGGGGACAATACGCCATGGTGGAACATCAGTACGGGTATTGTCCTATTGCTCGGTCGTTTCTTACCGATCATCGGCCCTATTGCCATTGCTGGGCTATTGGCGGAAAAACGCTATGTGCCGGAAAGTGCCGGAACACTACCCACGGATACCGGCAGCTTCGGCTTTATGGTATTCGCGGTCATTGCCATTGTCGCTGCTCTTGCATTTTTCCCTGCGCTGACCTTAGGTCCAATCGCAGAATATTTTTCCATTCAATAA
- a CDS encoding sigma-54-dependent transcriptional regulator, which produces MPKKILLIDDEEKLRSLLARIIQLEWEDIVVVQAGTLKSGFQLLKQSEIDVILCDVKLPDGNGVDAVLTIKQLAPEAEVILMTAYGQIADGVQAMKNGAFDYITKGDDNNKVLPLLHKAFEKVAMAKKLQRLEAQVGKKYAFDQVIGKSKGILEAIGLGRKVAMTDATVLLLGETGTGKEVFAQAIHFESPRKGQAFVALNCSAVSKDLLESELFGHVTGSFTGATRDKKGLFEEADKGTLFLDEIGEMPLELQAKLLRVLETGEFLKVGETKPKKVDVRIIAATNRNLEEEAAAGNFRSDLYYRLSVFTITLPSLNERPSDIPLLVDHFVGIHAQKLNRNIPQIAPSYVAALEKHAWKGNVRELKNIIERSLILMEGEVLDIDALPYEIGHPMPGSGKPAQLTLSAMELKHIQRVLAHTKGNKTEAAKLLGIGLATLYRKLEDDTNH; this is translated from the coding sequence ATGCCGAAGAAAATATTGCTTATTGACGATGAAGAAAAACTTAGGTCCTTACTGGCGCGGATCATTCAATTGGAGTGGGAGGATATAGTGGTTGTTCAGGCCGGTACGTTGAAGTCGGGTTTTCAATTGCTGAAGCAATCGGAAATTGATGTCATCCTTTGTGACGTGAAATTGCCGGATGGCAATGGGGTGGATGCGGTTTTGACGATCAAGCAATTGGCACCGGAAGCCGAGGTCATCTTGATGACCGCCTATGGGCAGATAGCCGATGGGGTTCAGGCCATGAAGAATGGTGCCTTTGATTACATTACAAAAGGGGATGACAACAATAAGGTCTTGCCGCTATTGCATAAGGCCTTCGAGAAAGTTGCCATGGCAAAGAAACTGCAAAGACTGGAGGCTCAGGTTGGCAAGAAATACGCCTTTGATCAAGTCATTGGTAAGTCGAAAGGGATCTTGGAGGCTATCGGATTGGGACGGAAAGTGGCTATGACGGATGCAACGGTCCTGCTATTGGGCGAGACGGGTACAGGTAAGGAAGTTTTTGCCCAGGCGATCCATTTTGAAAGTCCACGCAAGGGCCAAGCATTTGTCGCATTGAACTGCTCTGCAGTAAGTAAGGACCTTTTGGAATCGGAGCTTTTCGGACATGTTACAGGTTCTTTTACCGGCGCAACACGTGATAAGAAAGGCTTATTTGAAGAGGCTGATAAAGGAACATTATTCCTGGATGAAATTGGCGAGATGCCCTTGGAATTGCAGGCCAAATTGCTGCGTGTGTTAGAAACCGGTGAATTTCTGAAAGTTGGTGAAACCAAACCAAAGAAAGTGGATGTCCGAATCATCGCGGCCACCAATCGAAATTTAGAAGAAGAAGCCGCTGCGGGAAATTTCCGCTCTGACCTCTATTATAGACTTTCCGTATTTACCATCACCTTACCATCCCTGAATGAACGTCCATCCGATATTCCTTTGTTGGTCGATCATTTCGTTGGCATACATGCCCAGAAATTAAACAGGAACATACCGCAAATTGCTCCAAGCTATGTGGCAGCATTGGAAAAGCATGCATGGAAGGGTAATGTTCGGGAGTTAAAGAATATTATTGAGCGTAGTTTAATTCTCATGGAAGGTGAGGTTCTGGATATCGATGCATTGCCCTATGAAATCGGACATCCCATGCCCGGTAGTGGAAAACCGGCTCAACTTACGCTTTCGGCAATGGAACTTAAGCATATCCAGCGCGTCTTGGCCCATACTAAGGGGAATAAAACGGAGGCTGCCAAGCTTTTGGGAATCGGACTGGCTACTTTGTATCGGAAGCTGGAAGATGATACTAACCATTGA
- a CDS encoding DUF7674 family protein, with protein MENKILSTVKAWLPHCILECHQDSEYSVLQDVAEYCLTRFEGEVEEQQMAKEAMNIIGILYGGGSLHVRNAIENEFLERLACCESPASLRKHLAYFPKEMRQVYMKTILEN; from the coding sequence ATGGAAAATAAAATACTATCAACAGTGAAGGCGTGGCTTCCACATTGCATTTTGGAATGCCATCAGGATTCTGAATATAGCGTATTACAGGATGTTGCGGAATATTGCCTCACCCGGTTCGAAGGAGAAGTTGAAGAGCAACAGATGGCCAAAGAGGCCATGAACATCATCGGTATCTTGTATGGCGGTGGGTCGCTCCATGTACGGAATGCTATTGAAAATGAATTTCTGGAGCGTCTAGCCTGTTGCGAATCACCAGCAAGCCTTAGAAAACACTTGGCCTATTTTCCTAAAGAAATGCGCCAGGTGTACATGAAAACAATCTTAGAAAATTAA
- a CDS encoding thermonuclease family protein yields MRIKLLLLLFCMVCCMDIVHAQQILQGKIVRIADGDTVTLLDSLNQQHKIRLHGIDCPERHQDFHQVARDYVGELCYDKQVKVEVTGKDRYQRILGKLYLDQQEINLLLLQQGLAWHYTQFDKSPAYAQAEREARLAGLHIWSLKDAMAPWLFRKQKRDRQKSNITK; encoded by the coding sequence ATGAGAATAAAGTTACTCCTGTTGCTGTTCTGTATGGTTTGTTGCATGGATATAGTCCATGCGCAACAGATTCTCCAGGGAAAGATTGTGCGTATTGCCGATGGTGATACCGTTACTTTACTGGACAGCCTGAACCAACAGCACAAGATCCGTCTGCATGGAATTGATTGCCCAGAGCGGCACCAGGATTTCCACCAGGTGGCGCGAGATTATGTAGGTGAATTGTGTTATGACAAGCAGGTTAAGGTTGAGGTAACGGGAAAAGATCGATACCAACGTATTTTGGGCAAGCTGTACCTGGACCAGCAAGAGATCAACCTTTTACTGCTGCAACAGGGATTGGCTTGGCACTATACACAATTTGATAAATCGCCAGCCTATGCCCAAGCAGAACGCGAAGCCCGATTGGCCGGCCTTCACATTTGGTCCTTAAAGGATGCCATGGCCCCCTGGCTTTTCAGGAAGCAGAAACGGGATCGGCAAAAATCCAACATTACGAAATAA
- the kdpB gene encoding potassium-transporting ATPase subunit KdpB, whose amino-acid sequence MKSSNTFFDPALLTVSLKQAFIKLNPRDMVRNPVMFLVEVCTVIMAIVCVAVLFGDHSQGSFTYNFIVFLVLLATLLFANFAESLAEARGKAQADSLRRTREETPARLQNGQLISSSELKKDDVFICSAGEIIPTDGEIIRGLATIDESAITGESAPVIREAGGDRSSVTGGTKVLSDEIEVLVTASAGESFLDKMIALVEGAKRQKTPNEIALTILLAGFSLVFILVTVTLKPFAEYAQVQISIAAFIALFVCLIPTTIGGLLSAIGIAGMDRALRANVLTKSGRAVETAGDVDVLLLDKTGTITIGNRRATQFHPAADVEAAHLIRAAALSSMQDETPEGKSIIDLAGLDMANFHQEGIRSIKFTAETRCSGIDIGNDRIRKGATDAIRKLVESAGHTFPVEVEQIVADISGNGGTPLVVSENEKALGVVELQDIVKPGIHERFARLRKMGIKTVMVTGDNPLTAGYIAKKAGVDDFIAEAKPEDKMNYIRKEQQYGKLVAMMGDGTNDAPALAQADVGVAMNSGTQAAKEAGNMVDLDNDPTKLIEVVEIGKQLLMTRGTLTTFSIANDVAKYFAIIPALFMLVIPSLAPLNIMQLGSPQSAILSAVIFNAVLIPMLIPLALRGVAYKPIGASALLRRNIFIYGFGGLIVPFIGIKLIDLVVSLFI is encoded by the coding sequence ATGAAATCATCCAATACATTTTTTGATCCCGCCTTATTGACTGTATCGTTGAAACAGGCTTTCATAAAATTGAATCCGCGAGATATGGTACGTAATCCCGTGATGTTTTTGGTCGAGGTATGTACAGTGATTATGGCCATTGTTTGTGTTGCCGTGCTGTTCGGTGACCATTCTCAGGGTTCATTTACCTATAATTTTATAGTTTTCTTGGTACTTCTGGCGACACTGTTGTTTGCCAATTTTGCCGAGTCACTTGCTGAAGCTCGTGGTAAAGCGCAGGCCGACAGCTTGCGCAGAACGCGGGAAGAGACCCCAGCACGATTGCAGAATGGGCAATTGATTTCTTCCTCCGAACTGAAGAAAGATGATGTGTTCATCTGCTCGGCAGGAGAAATCATCCCTACGGATGGTGAGATCATCCGCGGTCTGGCCACTATTGATGAGAGTGCGATTACTGGTGAATCAGCCCCCGTTATTCGGGAGGCTGGGGGAGACCGCAGTTCTGTTACCGGAGGCACCAAAGTATTATCTGATGAAATTGAGGTCCTGGTCACTGCGAGTGCTGGTGAGAGTTTTCTGGATAAGATGATCGCGTTGGTGGAAGGCGCAAAGCGCCAAAAGACCCCCAATGAAATTGCACTGACCATCTTACTGGCGGGCTTTTCCTTGGTCTTTATCCTGGTGACCGTGACGCTTAAGCCATTTGCAGAATATGCACAGGTACAGATCAGCATTGCCGCATTTATCGCACTTTTCGTCTGCCTAATACCGACGACCATTGGCGGGTTGCTATCCGCAATTGGTATTGCAGGCATGGATCGTGCCCTGCGTGCGAATGTATTGACAAAGTCTGGCCGTGCGGTAGAAACCGCTGGTGATGTCGATGTGCTGCTGTTGGATAAAACCGGTACCATAACGATCGGGAATCGACGAGCTACACAATTCCATCCTGCAGCGGATGTAGAAGCTGCACATCTTATTCGTGCGGCAGCACTCAGCTCCATGCAGGATGAAACCCCTGAAGGGAAATCCATTATAGACCTGGCGGGATTGGACATGGCGAATTTTCACCAAGAAGGCATCCGTAGCATTAAGTTTACGGCAGAGACTAGGTGTTCGGGAATCGATATTGGAAATGACCGTATCCGGAAAGGAGCTACAGATGCCATACGGAAACTTGTTGAGTCTGCAGGCCATACCTTTCCCGTTGAAGTGGAGCAAATTGTTGCGGATATTTCGGGCAATGGAGGAACACCACTGGTTGTTTCTGAAAACGAAAAGGCTTTGGGCGTCGTGGAGTTGCAGGATATCGTTAAACCAGGCATCCATGAACGATTTGCCCGCTTGCGGAAGATGGGTATAAAGACTGTGATGGTAACGGGGGATAACCCCCTGACCGCAGGATATATTGCCAAGAAAGCCGGCGTTGATGACTTTATCGCAGAAGCTAAACCGGAGGACAAGATGAACTATATCCGGAAGGAACAACAATATGGTAAATTGGTCGCTATGATGGGTGATGGGACGAATGATGCCCCCGCCTTGGCGCAGGCTGATGTAGGAGTAGCGATGAATTCTGGTACTCAAGCTGCGAAGGAAGCTGGAAATATGGTTGATCTGGATAATGACCCTACCAAGCTGATCGAGGTGGTAGAAATCGGAAAACAATTGCTGATGACCCGAGGAACTTTGACAACCTTCAGCATTGCAAATGATGTGGCAAAATATTTTGCCATTATTCCAGCTCTCTTTATGTTGGTGATTCCTTCATTAGCGCCCTTGAATATTATGCAGTTGGGTAGTCCGCAATCGGCCATACTTTCTGCTGTTATTTTCAATGCTGTATTGATCCCGATGTTGATTCCTTTGGCTTTACGCGGTGTGGCCTATAAACCGATCGGAGCATCCGCTCTTTTGCGAAGAAATATCTTCATTTATGGTTTTGGTGGACTTATCGTGCCTTTTATCGGGATCAAACTCATTGATTTAGTCGTATCTCTATTTATTTAA
- a CDS encoding potassium-transporting ATPase subunit F yields the protein MIALFIVALAVFVYTLYVLIYPEKF from the coding sequence ATGATCGCCTTATTTATCGTAGCGCTCGCAGTATTCGTCTATACACTGTACGTGCTGATTTATCCGGAAAAATTTTAA
- a CDS encoding DUF7674 family protein, whose translation MEKVKSQGLAQYMGLRIRNLAPQLRTFYGQANPTAVMQVVVTYLRELCQQKKKRAITQVLKSVSGAYVSGDTFVRESINYLFMYSFERLGHHCSPRQWQGIMAALPLGLKEIYCKHNLH comes from the coding sequence ATGGAAAAAGTTAAATCACAGGGCTTGGCCCAATACATGGGTTTGCGGATCCGGAATTTGGCCCCGCAATTACGCACCTTTTATGGACAGGCAAATCCTACAGCCGTCATGCAGGTTGTTGTAACCTACCTGCGCGAACTGTGCCAACAAAAGAAGAAAAGAGCGATCACGCAGGTATTAAAAAGTGTGTCCGGAGCCTATGTTTCAGGTGACACATTCGTTCGGGAAAGTATCAACTACTTGTTTATGTATTCTTTTGAGCGTTTGGGCCATCACTGTTCACCTCGGCAGTGGCAAGGCATTATGGCTGCCCTTCCGTTGGGACTAAAAGAAATTTATTGCAAACATAACCTGCACTAA